CTCTTTCATTTCAACTTCAGTTGCTGCGCCCACTTTCAGTACGGCTACGCCGCCTGCCAGTTTCGCCACGCGCTCCTGCAGTTTTTCACGGTCATAATCAGAGGTCGCATCTTCGATCTGCTGACGGATCTGGGTCACACGGCCAGAAATAGCCACTTCTTCGCCAGTACCGTCGATGATGGTAGTGGTGTCTTTGCTGATTACAACACGTTTAGCCTGACCCATATCTTCCAGACCTGCTTTTTCCAGCTCCATACCGATCTCTTCAGAGATCACGGTACCACCGGTCAGCACCGCGATATCCTGCAGCATCGCTTTACGACGGTCGCCGAAGCCAGGTGCTTTAACCGCAGCCACTTTCACGATGCCACGCATGGTGTTCACAACCAGGGTCGCCAGCGCTTCGCCTTCAACATCTTCCGCCACGATCAGCAGTGGTTTACCGGCTTTAGCAACCGCTTCCAGCACCGGCAGCAGTTCGCGGATGTTGGAGATTTTTTTATCAGCCAGCAGGATAAACGGAGATTCCAGCTCTACCGCACCAGTCTCTGGCTTGTTGATGAAGTAAGGAGACAGGTAGCCGCGATCGAACTGCATACCTTCAACCACGTCCAGCTCGTCCTGCAGGCCGGTGCCTTCTTCAACGGTGATCACGCCTTCTTTGCCCACTTTTTCCATCGCCAGAGCAATCAGTTCGCCCACGGTCTCATCGGAGTTGGCAGAGATAGTCCCAACCTGAGCGATAGCTTTAGAGTCAGAGCAAGGAACGGACAGTTTTTTCAGCTCTTCAACCGCAGCGATAACCGCTTTGTCGATGCCGCGTTTCAGGTCCATTGGGTTCATGCCCGCAGCAACGGCTTTCAGGCCTTCATTAACGATAGACTGAGCCAGTACGGTGGCGGTAGTGGTGCCGTCACCCGCTGCATCATTGGCTTTAGAAGCAACTTCTTTCACCATCTGTGCGCCCATGTTTTCAAACTTGTCTTCCAGTTCGATTTCACGCGCGACGGAAACACCGTCTTTAGTAATGGTCGGTGCACCAAAAGATTTATCCAGAACCACGTTACGGCCTTTCGGGCCCAGGGTCACTTTTACCGCATCGGCCAGTACGTTCACACCGCGCAGCATTTTTACGCGCGCGTCATTACCGAATTTTACGTCTTTAGCTGCCATTTTATCTTTTTCCTTAAATTCGTTACGTTCAGTGAATTACGCGTTGATTACGCTTCAACAATCGCCAGGATGTCGCTTTCTGAAATGATCAGGACTTCTTGATTGTCGATTTTTTCGGTTTTCGCGCCGTAGCCTTCGCTGAAGATGACCACGTCACCCACTTTCACGTCCAGCGGCTTCACATCACCACTTTCAAGGATACGGCCGTTGCCGACTGCCAATACTTCGCCACGGGTGGATTTGCCCGCCGCAGAACCGGTCAGCACGATGCCGCCAGCAGATTTGGATTCAACTTCTTTACGCTTGACGATAACACGATCGTGCAATGGACGAATTTTCATTGTTAGCTCTCCTTTGAGAAGTCCAATCAGTTTGGGATGAAAGCCGGGCTGCATTGGCTACCGACCTCGTGACGGATGAGATGCGGCCGTAGCGATCGCCTTTCAAGGGCAAGAGGTGAATTTTTTTATTAACCGTGGTGTTTGCCGCTTTTTTAGCCGACGGTGGATGCCAATAGCAAAACGGCGCGCCCGTTGATATGCGCGCCGTGGCGATTATTGCTGGGGGGGATTACCGTCGTCGCGCTCGATCCGTTTGACCTCTTTACGCTCAAACTCCCCGTCAACGGTAAACCCGCTATCGGGGCCTGCACCCGGGCCGCGCCACACTTTAAGATGCGGCATTAACCGGAGCGTCAGATGCTTCTGTACCGGTGGCAACAGCAGCAGCAGGCCAATGAAGTCGGTAAAGAAGCCCGGCAACAGCAGCAGAAAACCGGCCAGCACCAAAGACACGCTTTTGATCATCTCGGCCGCCGGACTTTCGCCCGCATTGAGCTTCTGCTGCATCAGCATAAAGTTCTTCATTCCCTGGTTTTTGACCAGCGAGATGCCGATGCAGGAGGTGAAAATCACCAGCAACATGGTCAGTAGTACCCCGATAACGTGGGCAACCTGGATGAAGAGAGAGATCTCGATCCACACCAGGGCAAAAATAATTAAGAACGGTAACCAGCGCACCGTGTTCTCCTGTATCAGTGGCCACCGTGCAGCATGCACAGCGGCAGAAAATGGCGTTTGTCATGACGCATGTCGTATAACGTGGGAGCATTAACCCCGTTTTTCAACCGATCCTGTTGAAATTGATTTGGGAACTTCCTTTGTGACCAGTATCACATATCATTGAAACTGTTTGATATGACAGTAGGTTTGAGTGATCCAGCTTCAGGCTTTTGCGCCCGATCCGAATATGATGGTGCTCGCCCCGACACAAACAGATAACATATCACAGCAGGCGTTTTATGCCCTTACGTTGACGGGATGGTGCCTGCTGAAACAGACGATGACATTGTGGTGATTTTTTCCGGTATCCCCCTTAAAGAAGGTTCTCATGGCTAATAACATTCGTATCGAAGAAGACCTGCTGGGCATGCGCGAAGTTCCCGCGGATGCGTACTACGGTGTTCATACTCTGCGTGCGATTGAAAACTTCTATATCAGTAACAGCAAGATTAGCGATATTCCTGAATTCGTTCGCGGCATGGTAATGGTGAAAAAAGCGGCCGCGCTGGCGAATAAAGAGCTACAAACGATCCCGCGTCACGTGGCAAATGCCATTATCAGCGCCTGCGACGAAGTGCTGAATAACGGTAAGTGCATGGATCAGTTCCCGATCGATGTTTATCAGGGCGGCGCGGGCACTTCCGTCAATATGAATACTAATGAAGTGTTGGCGAATATCGGCCTGGAGATCATGGGGCACCAGAAAGGGGAGTACCAGTTCCTTAACCCGAACGATCACGTCAACAAATGCCAGTCAACTAATGATGCCTATCCCACCGGTTTCCGCATCGCGGTTTACAGCTCCATTCTGAAACTCCTCGACGCTATCGCGCAGCTAAGCGAAGGTTTCCAGCGTAAAGCGGTGGAATTTAATACCATCCTGAAAATGGGTCGCACCCAGTTACAGGACGCAGTGCCAATGACGCTCGGCCAGGAATTTCACGCCTTTAACGTTTTGTTAAACGAGGAGATCCGTAGCATTTTGCGCACCGCCGAACTGCTGCTGGAGGTCAACCTCGGCGCAACGGCAATCGGTACACGCCTCAACACCCCGGACGGCTATCAGCAGCTGGCGGTGGAAAAACTGGCGGAAGTCAGTGGGCTGGCCTGCGTTCCGGCCGAAGACTTAATCGAAGCCACATCCGACTGCGGCGCCTATGTCATGGTGCACAGCTCGCTGAAGCGTCTGGCGGTCAAGCTGTCGAAAATCTGTAACGACCTGCGCCTGCTCTCCTCCGGCCCGCGTGCGGGGCTGAATGAAATCAATCTGCCCGAGCTGCAGGCGGGCTCTTCGATCATGCCGGCCAAAGTGAATCCGGTGGTGCCCGAAGTGGTCAATCAGGTGTGCTTCAAGGTGATCGGCAACGATATCACCGTCACGATGGCGTCTGAAGCCGGTCAGCTTCAGCTAAACGTGATGGAGCCAGTGATTGGCCAGGCGCTGTTTGAATCGATTCATATTCTGACGAACGCCTGCTACAACCTGCTGGAAAAATGCGTCGACGGTATTACCGCTAACAAAGCGGTGTGTGAAGCCTACGTGTTTAACTCTATCGGCATTGTGACCTATCTCAACCCCTATATTGGCCACCACAATGGCGATATTGTCGGTAAAATCTGCGCCGAAACGGGTAAGAGCGTGCGCGAAGTGGTACTGGAACGCGGTCTGCTGACCGAAAGCGAACTGGACGATATATTCTCAACGCAAAATCTGATGTTCCCGGCGTACAAGGCCAGGCGCTACACCGATGAGAATGAAAAATAAAACATCATAAACAATGTGTTGCATGATTCATGCAGCAGACTGGTAAGTTCCAGACAACAATGATGAACGGACTGGGATGAGCGGACAACGCCCGCGCATCTGCGGATTGAAATATCACAGATATTGATGGCACGTCGGTTTCCACAACGACGTGCCTTTTTGCTTTTTACAGCGCACACATTATTAACAGCCCGTTAGCAAAAATTTGAGGAATGCAACATGTTAGTACCAGAGCTTATTGTCGTCTTTGCCGCTATCTATTTAGGTAGCCGCCTGGGAGGGATCGGCATCGGTTTCGCTGGCGGTCTCGGGGTGCTGGTATTAACCCTGGGGTTTCAAGTCAAGCCGGGAGCGATTCCATTCGACGTGATTGAAATAATTATGGCGGTGATCGCCGCCATCGCCGCTATGCAGGTGGCTGGCGGCATGGACTATCTGGTGAGTCTGGCCGAGCGCCTGCTGCGCAGGCATCCGCGGTACATCACCCTGCTTGCTCCACTGGTCACGTATCTGATGACTCTGCTGGCGGGAACCGGACATACGGCATTTTCCACCCTGCCGGTGATTGCCGAAGTGGCGAAGGAGCAGGGTGTGCGCCCTTCCCGTCCGCTGTCAATTGCCGTGATCGCGTCACAAATTGCGATCACCGCCTCACCGATATCAGCAGCGGTGGTGTTTATGGCCGGGATCCTTGAACCCAAAGGGATCAGTTATCTGATGCTATTGGCGGTCGCCATTCCGGCCACGATGGCTGCCATCTTTATCGCCGCAGTAATCACTAATTTCCTCGGCAAAGAGCTGAAAGATGATGCGGTTTTTCAGGCGCGTCTGGCAAAAGGGGAAGTGACCTTACGTGGAGCAAACCGCTTTGAGGCGAAGCCGGGGGCGAAACGCTCGGTCCTGCTCTTGCTGGCTGGCATTATTGCCGTGGTGCTTTACGCCACCGCTATCAGCAGTACGGTGGGGCTGATCGAAAATCCGGTACTGCCGCGTAACGAAGCCATTGTGGTGTTTATGCTGACGGTGGCGATGCTTATCTGCTTTACCTGTAAAATTGATAGCGCAGAGATCCTTAACGCCAGCACCTTTAAGTCCGGCATGAGCGCCTGCGTCTGCGTGCTGGGCGTGGCATGGCTGGGGGATACTTTTGTCAAAGCACATATCGGCGATATCCAACAGGTCGCGGGCAGTCTGCTGCATGATTATCCGTGGATGCTGGCGCTTATTCTGTTTTTTGCCTCCACCCTGCTCTATTCACAGGCGGCGACCACCAAAGCCCTGATGCCCGCGGCGCTGATGCTGGGCGTTTCACCGGTGACCGCAGTGGCATCGTTTGCCGCCGTTTCCGCCCTGTTTGTGCTGCCAACCTACCCGACACTACTGGCGGCGGTGGAGATGGATGACACCGGCTCCACCCGTATCGGACGCTTTGTCTTTAATCACCCATTCCTGGTGCCCGGCACGCTGGCGATCGTCCTGTCGGTAGCCTTTGGTTTCCTGCTGGGAGGACTCCTGTTATAACGGTGCAAAACGGGCCGCCCCTAAACGGTAGTCGGCCCTTTTTTTCACGTATCTCGTCAAACTGATAATGTATGACCCGCTCCGGCCTGGGGGCAACATCTGGAAAAATTCTGCCCCAGGCTGTCGTGCTATTATCTGCGCTCGCAGTATAAGGAATGGCCAGAATCCTGATATTCGCCATTGTCCGATTCACATGGAGAGAGTACATAAACGTCATGGCACAGCGCATCACGCCTTTTATTTTTCTGCTACTAACCGTCCTGCTCAACCTGAATGCGGGCGCAGCGCCGTTCGGGCAGAACAATACCAGCCAGTTTGTGACGGTGAACCAGGCTTTTGCATTTGACTTCGCCCAGAAAAATGAACGTCTTACCCTTAGCTGGCAGGTTAAACCCGGCTATTACCTGTATCGTCAGCAGGTCAAAATTAGCCTGCGGGGGGCGACGCTTGCTGAATGGAACCTGCCCGCAGGTCAACCGCATGAAGATGAATTCTATGGTAAAACGGCGGTTTACACCGACAACCTGACGCTGCCGCTCACTCTTATTCAGGCCTCTGATGGCGCGCAGCTCACGGTGAGCTATCAGGGGTGCGCCGCAGCCGGATTTTGCTATCCGCCGGAAACGCGTAACGTGCCCCTGAACGCTGTGACCGCGCGGGTTTCACCGGACAACGTCCCCATGCCAGTTAGCCCGGAACAGGCTGGCGATGAGCATGCTCTGCCGTTTTCCGCACTCTGGGCGCTGCTGATCGGCATTGGCGTTGCTTTCACTCCCTGCGTGCTGCCGATGTACCCGCTCATTTCCGCTATTATTCTCGGCGGTAATCGTCAATATAGTCTGGGCCGCCTGTTCGCCCTCGCCATGCTTTACGTTCAGGGTATGGCCCTGACCTATACGCTGATGGGCGTGGTGGTTGCGGCTGCCGGGCTGCGCTTCCAGGCAGCATTGCAGGCACCTGCCGTGCTGATCGTGCTCTCGGTGCTGTTTATCCTGCTGGCGCTGTCGATGTTTGGCCTGTTCAACCTGCAGCTGCCCTCCGCGCTGCAAACCCGCCTGACGCAGTGGAGCAACCGCCAACAGGGCGGATCGTTGCCGGGCGTGTTTCTCATGGGGGCGCTGGCCGGTCTGATTTGCTCGCCCTGCACCACCGCGCCGCTTAGCGCCATCCTGTTGTATATCGCCCAGAGTGGAAATATGCTGGCCGGTGCCGGAACCCTGTATCTGTATGCGCTGGGCATGGGCCTGCCGCTGATCGCCATTACCCTTTTCGGCAACCGTCTTCTACCGAAAAATGGCCCCTGGATGCAGACGGTTAAAGAAGGATTCGGCTTTGTCATTCTCGCGCTGCCGGTATTCCTGTTGGAGCGCGTGGTCGGTGAGAGCTGGGGCCTGCGGATGTGGAGCGGGCTGGGCGTTGCGTTCTTCGGCTGGGCCTTTATCAGTAGCCTGAAGAGCAGCCGCGGCTGGCTGCGCGTGCTGCAAATTCTGCTGTTAGGAGCCATATTAATCGCTGCCCGTCCCTTACAGGACTGGGCTTTTGGCCATGCTCCTGCTGCACAGTCGGGTGCTCCGGTTAGCTTTAAACCCATCACGCATATTGAGGAACTCAACCAGCAGCTACAAAACAGCACGGGCAAAATAACCATGCTCGACCTCTACGCCGACTGGTGCGTAGCCTGCAAAGAGTTTGATAAGTACACGTTTCGTGATGCCCAGGTACGCGCCGCGCTCGATAATATGCAGCTATTACAGGCAAATGTTACCGCCAATAACGCCAGTGACAGCGCCCTGCTCCAGCATCTGCACGTTTTGGGCCTGCCGACCATTCTGTTTTTTGCAGCCGACGGACACGAAATACCCGGATCACGCGTGACGGGTTTTATGACCCCCCAGGACTTCCGCATCCATTTGCAGAAACTGGCTCGATAAACGACACTAAGGTTCGATCGATCAATGAGGAGAACCGTGTGCAGCGCGAACAAGTACTTGAACAGGCTCTGAGTATTCTGGAGCAACGTGGGCTCGCCGCTATCACTTCTCTGGCTATGGTGGCGGGTGAACTGGGGTACAGCGAACAGCAACTGCAACGTTTCTGGCCGGATCGCGATGCGCTGCTTTATGACGCATTGCGCTATCACGGCCAGCAAATTGACGCCTGGCGGCGCAAGCTGCTGCTGGATGACAGCAAGGGCGCCGAGCAGAAACTGCTGGCTCGATACCAGGTCCTGGCGGAAGCGGTCAATAACCAGCGCTACCCAGGCTGTCTGTTTATTGCCGCCTGTAGCTTTTACCCACAGCCAGATCATCCCATTCACGAGATAGCGGAGCTGCAAAAGCAGGCGTCATGGCAATTTACCCACGCCCTGCTCAGCGAGCTGGAAACCGATAACCCACCGCTGGTTGCGCATCAGATGGAGCTGATACTGGAAGGTTGCCTGTCACGCCTGCTGGTAAAACGTAAAGTGCAGGAGGTAGAGACCGCGCGCAGCCTGGCTGAAGATGTATTGAGCATTGCGCTGTGCCGTAAGAACGGTGCGCTGAGCTGAACAGCTTTTATTCCATGCGAATAAAAAGCAGGCAACCGAGCGGGTTTTAGTGATTTTTTATGACAAACCCGTTGACGCAGAACGGCCTTTACGGTTTAATGCGCCCCGTTGCCCGGATAGCTCAGTCGGTAGAGCAGGGGATTGAAAATCCCCGTGTCCTTGGTTCGATTCCGAGTCCGGGCACCATCTTCAGAGCCTGTTCGTTAAGAAGTGTATTCCTAACGGGCATGACAGTAACCCGGATCGTTATCGTGCAGGATGAAGTAGATTCGTTCTTCGCCTGATGATTTGGGAATTAAGAACCCGAATGATGTTCGCGCATCATTCGGGTTTTTTACATACATTAAAAAACTTTCATGAACGTATTTATCCTCTCATTCTTTCACGTCTATTTTTTGTAAAGCTTTCCTCCTCTTTTTCCATCCTTATAAACAAACGCTTAGACCTGACTTAAGTTTTTCCTTAGGACGTATCGAGCCGTTCCTGCACCAACCTCACCTTTTCATTATCACTCTCGACATATTGCAGCGTAACGGCCGGTGTGGAGTGCCCTAACAGATCCTACGCCATCTTGAGGTTCCGGTCGGATATCTAACCTGTTCTGTCCGATTTTTGAGCCCCTCCACTACCGGTAAAAACTTTTTTTCCCTTTCCGGTATGGCTTTAATGCAATCACCGAATATGTCTTCACGATCTTCCTTCTTTTGATGTCATACATAATTATTTCATATGAGCGCTGAAAGACGACCTGACGTCCGGCCACGCCTTCATCTTCCGCGGCCGCAGTGGCAATCAGGTAAAACTGCTCTGGTCTACCGGCAACGGCCTGTGCCTGCTGACCAAAAGGCTGGAGCAGAGCCACTTCGCCCGGCCGTCGACCCGCGACGGCAAAGAGTTACTCACGCCCGCCCAGTTTGCCATGCTGCTGGAAGGCATCGACTGGCGGCAGCCAAAGCGGCTGGTCACCTCACTGACCATGCTGTAATCCTGGCGCCCTGCCAGGCAGCCTGGTAGCATATCCGCCATGCACGATAATCTCCCAGAAAACACCCCTTCCTTAAACGGCACCTTGCTGAACAGGATGCACCGATCCTCACCCTTGAGGCAAAACTGGACGCGCACGAGCGCGAGGTTGACGACCTGCAAGCACCACTGAACAAGCTGCGCCGTATGAACTTCGCCAGTCGCTCTAAAAAAGTCACCCGCCGCATTGCGCAAATCGAACGCCATGCAACAACGTGCTGCGCGCTGGCCGCGTTGACGACCCGCCGGTACCAAGACCACTGCGGTAAACCGTTCTCTGAATCACCCCCGCTAGATGAAAAACGCCTGAAACCAGCAGAAAGCTGTTCCCCCAGCTGCGCGCTGCCGTACCCAGGGTAAGGCCTCTGCGGGGCAGCGCGTTCCGGGTTATCCGCACCGTGCGGGCAAAGCTCGCTCGTAAAAAATGTGCGATAGCATGATACTGGCTCCGGCACCGTTGCGTCTCATTGAGCACGAGATCGCAGGGTCAGAAAAGCCGGCTCACGTACAGACGTCAAAGTACGCGGAGCACTCGCCGCTGAACCGGTAATCGGAAATTTACGCGCGTCAGAGGGGATGCTTAGCCGTTCTCTTCTGTCAGGCTGGGGAATTATGAAACACCTCAGGCTATGCCGGAGGATATTGATCAAATCTCAGGGACGATTTTATGCCTTACTGCAATGCGTCGAAGCAAAAAGAAACATACTTAAAAGAAATCGAAAGAGATGACACTGACCCGGTGTTTCAACAGGTCAGCCAGGGAAGCCCTGG
This DNA window, taken from Erwinia tasmaniensis Et1/99, encodes the following:
- the groL gene encoding chaperonin GroEL (60 kDa chaperone family; promotes refolding of misfolded polypeptides especially under stressful conditions; forms two stacked rings of heptamers to form a barrel-shaped 14mer; ends can be capped by GroES; misfolded proteins enter the barrel where they are refolded when GroES binds), coding for MAAKDVKFGNDARVKMLRGVNVLADAVKVTLGPKGRNVVLDKSFGAPTITKDGVSVAREIELEDKFENMGAQMVKEVASKANDAAGDGTTTATVLAQSIVNEGLKAVAAGMNPMDLKRGIDKAVIAAVEELKKLSVPCSDSKAIAQVGTISANSDETVGELIALAMEKVGKEGVITVEEGTGLQDELDVVEGMQFDRGYLSPYFINKPETGAVELESPFILLADKKISNIRELLPVLEAVAKAGKPLLIVAEDVEGEALATLVVNTMRGIVKVAAVKAPGFGDRRKAMLQDIAVLTGGTVISEEIGMELEKAGLEDMGQAKRVVISKDTTTIIDGTGEEVAISGRVTQIRQQIEDATSDYDREKLQERVAKLAGGVAVLKVGAATEVEMKEKKARVEDALHATRAAVEEGVVAGGGVALVRVAAMLTELRGQNEDQNVGIKVALRAMESPLRQIVSNAGEEPSVVTNAVKAGEGNYGYNAQTEEYGNMIDFGILDPTKVTRSALQYAASVAGLMITTECMVTDLPKGDAPDLGAGGGMGGMGGMGGMM
- a CDS encoding co-chaperone GroES, coding for MKIRPLHDRVIVKRKEVESKSAGGIVLTGSAAGKSTRGEVLAVGNGRILESGDVKPLDVKVGDVVIFSEGYGAKTEKIDNQEVLIISESDILAIVEA
- a CDS encoding FxsA family protein, whose protein sequence is MRWLPFLIIFALVWIEISLFIQVAHVIGVLLTMLLVIFTSCIGISLVKNQGMKNFMLMQQKLNAGESPAAEMIKSVSLVLAGFLLLLPGFFTDFIGLLLLLPPVQKHLTLRLMPHLKVWRGPGAGPDSGFTVDGEFERKEVKRIERDDGNPPQQ
- the aspA gene encoding aspartate ammonia-lyase; the encoded protein is MANNIRIEEDLLGMREVPADAYYGVHTLRAIENFYISNSKISDIPEFVRGMVMVKKAAALANKELQTIPRHVANAIISACDEVLNNGKCMDQFPIDVYQGGAGTSVNMNTNEVLANIGLEIMGHQKGEYQFLNPNDHVNKCQSTNDAYPTGFRIAVYSSILKLLDAIAQLSEGFQRKAVEFNTILKMGRTQLQDAVPMTLGQEFHAFNVLLNEEIRSILRTAELLLEVNLGATAIGTRLNTPDGYQQLAVEKLAEVSGLACVPAEDLIEATSDCGAYVMVHSSLKRLAVKLSKICNDLRLLSSGPRAGLNEINLPELQAGSSIMPAKVNPVVPEVVNQVCFKVIGNDITVTMASEAGQLQLNVMEPVIGQALFESIHILTNACYNLLEKCVDGITANKAVCEAYVFNSIGIVTYLNPYIGHHNGDIVGKICAETGKSVREVVLERGLLTESELDDIFSTQNLMFPAYKARRYTDENEK
- a CDS encoding anaerobic C4-dicarboxylate transporter, whose product is MLVPELIVVFAAIYLGSRLGGIGIGFAGGLGVLVLTLGFQVKPGAIPFDVIEIIMAVIAAIAAMQVAGGMDYLVSLAERLLRRHPRYITLLAPLVTYLMTLLAGTGHTAFSTLPVIAEVAKEQGVRPSRPLSIAVIASQIAITASPISAAVVFMAGILEPKGISYLMLLAVAIPATMAAIFIAAVITNFLGKELKDDAVFQARLAKGEVTLRGANRFEAKPGAKRSVLLLLAGIIAVVLYATAISSTVGLIENPVLPRNEAIVVFMLTVAMLICFTCKIDSAEILNASTFKSGMSACVCVLGVAWLGDTFVKAHIGDIQQVAGSLLHDYPWMLALILFFASTLLYSQAATTKALMPAALMLGVSPVTAVASFAAVSALFVLPTYPTLLAAVEMDDTGSTRIGRFVFNHPFLVPGTLAIVLSVAFGFLLGGLLL
- a CDS encoding protein-disulfide reductase DsbD; the protein is MAQRITPFIFLLLTVLLNLNAGAAPFGQNNTSQFVTVNQAFAFDFAQKNERLTLSWQVKPGYYLYRQQVKISLRGATLAEWNLPAGQPHEDEFYGKTAVYTDNLTLPLTLIQASDGAQLTVSYQGCAAAGFCYPPETRNVPLNAVTARVSPDNVPMPVSPEQAGDEHALPFSALWALLIGIGVAFTPCVLPMYPLISAIILGGNRQYSLGRLFALAMLYVQGMALTYTLMGVVVAAAGLRFQAALQAPAVLIVLSVLFILLALSMFGLFNLQLPSALQTRLTQWSNRQQGGSLPGVFLMGALAGLICSPCTTAPLSAILLYIAQSGNMLAGAGTLYLYALGMGLPLIAITLFGNRLLPKNGPWMQTVKEGFGFVILALPVFLLERVVGESWGLRMWSGLGVAFFGWAFISSLKSSRGWLRVLQILLLGAILIAARPLQDWAFGHAPAAQSGAPVSFKPITHIEELNQQLQNSTGKITMLDLYADWCVACKEFDKYTFRDAQVRAALDNMQLLQANVTANNASDSALLQHLHVLGLPTILFFAADGHEIPGSRVTGFMTPQDFRIHLQKLAR
- a CDS encoding transcriptional regulator; protein product: MQREQVLEQALSILEQRGLAAITSLAMVAGELGYSEQQLQRFWPDRDALLYDALRYHGQQIDAWRRKLLLDDSKGAEQKLLARYQVLAEAVNNQRYPGCLFIAACSFYPQPDHPIHEIAELQKQASWQFTHALLSELETDNPPLVAHQMELILEGCLSRLLVKRKVQEVETARSLAEDVLSIALCRKNGALS